A genomic region of Caldicellulosiruptor acetigenus contains the following coding sequences:
- a CDS encoding carbohydrate ABC transporter permease, whose product MRKGKDYILFNIIGYIFITIIGLFTFIPFVVLVVSSFASENYIINHGYTLIPREFSLSAYKLIFQNPQRIFRAYLVTIVVTSVGTSLSLFLSTMAAYVMYRKDVKYRNALAFFLYFTTLFNGGLAPYYIILANYYHLKNNVLVLILVPLFNVFYILILRNFIRGSIPDSLIESAKIDGAGDFTIFLRIVLPLSKPALASIGLFIALNYWNDWWTPMMFIERQSLYPLQYTLYLILSSVNVAANILQNVVRIDMPKESLKLAMTVVATGPIIFLYPFVQRYFVRGITLGAVKG is encoded by the coding sequence TTGAGAAAGGGTAAGGATTATATCCTCTTTAACATTATCGGATATATATTTATAACAATAATCGGGCTATTTACCTTCATACCTTTTGTTGTGCTTGTGGTAAGTTCGTTTGCTTCAGAAAACTATATCATAAACCACGGTTACACTCTAATTCCACGAGAATTTTCACTCAGTGCATATAAGCTCATTTTCCAAAATCCTCAAAGAATTTTCAGAGCTTACTTGGTAACCATTGTAGTAACAAGCGTTGGCACAAGTTTATCGTTATTTCTTTCCACAATGGCTGCGTATGTGATGTACAGAAAAGATGTAAAATACAGAAATGCATTGGCTTTCTTCTTGTACTTCACAACACTTTTTAACGGTGGTCTTGCTCCGTACTATATAATCTTGGCAAATTACTATCATTTGAAAAACAACGTGCTTGTTCTGATACTTGTGCCACTTTTCAATGTGTTTTACATTTTAATCTTGCGCAACTTTATCAGAGGTTCTATTCCAGACTCTTTGATAGAGTCAGCAAAGATTGACGGCGCAGGAGATTTTACAATATTCTTGAGAATTGTTTTGCCACTTTCAAAACCAGCTTTGGCATCTATTGGACTTTTTATAGCTCTCAATTACTGGAACGACTGGTGGACGCCGATGATGTTTATTGAAAGACAGAGCTTGTATCCTTTGCAGTATACTCTATATTTGATTTTGTCAAGTGTCAATGTTGCGGCAAATATTCTGCAAAATGTTGTGCGAATAGATATGCCAAAAGAAAGTTTAAAGCTTGCAATGACAGTTGTTGCAACTGGTCCAATAATTTTCTTGTACCCGTTTGTTCAAAGGTATTTTGTCAGAGGCATTACACTTGGTGCTGTAAAAGGCTAA
- a CDS encoding ABC transporter permease produces the protein MICSITTKGVAELKKNGFWYEIKKNKVLYAMFLPVAIYYILFAYIPMGGIVLAFKEFNYRDGILFSPWNGFKNFEYFFASGRAWLVTKNTILYNLAFLAAYTVFSVACAIFIAELAGKIFKKFIQSVMFLPYFVSWVVVAAMMYNFFNYDYGLINTLIKNLGGEPIDIYSNPTYWYFLLPMLYVWKWVGYGSVLYLAAIMGFDEECYEAAIIDGANIFQRIFYITIPMLKPTMIILILLALGRILRGEFDMFYQIIGNNGLLLDYTDIIDTLVFRSLMQVQDIGMASAAGAYQSVLCFVIIMLVNWLVRRYDKDYALF, from the coding sequence ATGATTTGTTCAATCACTACAAAAGGAGTGGCTGAATTGAAAAAGAATGGTTTTTGGTATGAAATAAAAAAGAACAAGGTACTTTATGCCATGTTCTTACCAGTAGCAATCTACTACATTCTATTTGCCTACATACCGATGGGTGGAATTGTTCTTGCTTTTAAAGAGTTCAACTATCGAGATGGAATACTTTTCAGTCCATGGAACGGCTTTAAAAACTTTGAGTATTTCTTTGCTTCGGGCAGAGCTTGGCTTGTCACAAAAAACACTATTCTTTACAATTTAGCTTTTTTGGCTGCATACACAGTATTTTCAGTTGCGTGCGCAATTTTTATAGCCGAGCTTGCAGGTAAGATATTTAAAAAGTTCATCCAGTCAGTTATGTTTTTGCCGTATTTTGTATCATGGGTTGTTGTAGCAGCTATGATGTATAACTTTTTTAACTATGATTATGGTCTTATTAACACATTGATAAAAAACCTTGGTGGTGAGCCAATAGATATCTACTCAAATCCTACTTACTGGTATTTCCTTTTGCCAATGTTATATGTATGGAAATGGGTAGGTTACGGAAGTGTTTTATATCTTGCAGCTATAATGGGATTTGACGAAGAGTGTTATGAGGCAGCAATAATTGATGGTGCAAATATCTTCCAGAGAATCTTTTATATCACAATCCCGATGTTAAAACCGACAATGATAATATTGATTTTGCTTGCACTTGGAAGAATTTTGCGCGGCGAGTTTGATATGTTTTATCAGATAATAGGTAATAACGGTCTTCTTCTTGACTATACAGACATTATCGATACCCTTGTGTTCAGAAGCCTTATGCAGGTTCAGGATATTGGGATGGCGTCAGCAGCAGGTGCTTACCAGTCGGTGCTGTGCTTTGTGATTATAATGCTTGTCAACTGGCTTGTCAGAAGATATGACAAAGACTATGCACTGTTTTAA
- a CDS encoding cache domain-containing sensor histidine kinase, translating to MKRIVNAFSNMSIKYKLFASYMFVILISFGIFSFMNYVIVGRDVEKRAIYSSGKIVDQTASFLENRVSSVKNVLNILALDSTVQELVNRPDDYYYENIGNWLVDSQRFTKLFYSTCQNFDILSISIYMTQGLAKLSETDSYFLFERIEKLPWYHQMVLKGELFAWVTPKMLNIARKDVVSLIRLIPDPKNISEYKAALRADISIAEIERILNQALFTSRTLAFIVNSNGEVVARSLNKTNLSLGEMIKGIEKNILYQEANVVEIEVGGEKLLVRTKSISDTDWYLVLVTPYKEIHELNIKTIKQVFFMIFLITPFTLIFAFWAATSSTSRIKRLTHNMKKVIEKGDFNIELDSHSQDEVGQLIYTFNYMLKKIKELLYQQYQLGKEKKNLELKALQSQINPHFLYNTLDLINWIAIKNKNEDISRLVTSLSQFYKLSLSKGEDVVTVENEIEHVKAYVMIQNYRFDNCIDLKIDVPQKLLQARIPKLTLQPLVENSIHHGILEKDEQKGTIIIKGEIIDDKMAAIYVIDDGVGICEEVLEKIKKGEVETTRGHGFGIKNINERLKIYFGNEAGLFYESKINEKTVAKVLFPVEE from the coding sequence ATGAAGAGGATTGTAAACGCTTTTTCAAATATGAGTATAAAATACAAATTGTTTGCTTCATATATGTTTGTGATTTTAATATCATTTGGTATATTTTCTTTTATGAACTACGTTATTGTTGGAAGGGATGTCGAAAAACGGGCTATTTATTCTTCTGGCAAGATTGTGGACCAGACAGCTTCTTTCTTGGAAAACAGGGTGTCATCAGTCAAAAATGTACTGAACATTTTAGCTCTTGATTCAACCGTGCAAGAGCTTGTAAACAGGCCTGATGACTATTACTACGAAAACATAGGTAACTGGCTTGTAGACTCTCAGAGATTTACAAAGCTTTTTTACAGTACATGCCAGAATTTTGACATACTCAGCATCTCAATTTATATGACACAGGGATTGGCTAAGCTCAGTGAAACAGATAGTTATTTTCTCTTTGAGCGGATTGAAAAGCTTCCATGGTATCACCAGATGGTTTTAAAAGGAGAGCTTTTTGCTTGGGTTACTCCCAAAATGCTAAATATCGCACGAAAAGATGTTGTGTCTTTAATAAGACTGATTCCAGACCCTAAGAATATTAGTGAATACAAAGCTGCGCTCAGAGCTGATATTTCGATTGCTGAAATTGAAAGAATTCTAAATCAGGCTTTGTTTACAAGCAGAACACTTGCTTTTATTGTCAATTCAAATGGTGAAGTGGTTGCACGTTCTTTAAATAAGACAAACTTATCCCTTGGAGAGATGATAAAAGGGATAGAAAAGAATATATTATATCAAGAGGCAAATGTTGTTGAGATAGAGGTAGGGGGTGAGAAACTTCTTGTTCGCACAAAGAGTATTAGTGATACAGATTGGTATCTTGTACTGGTTACACCTTACAAAGAGATTCATGAGCTTAATATAAAAACCATCAAACAGGTCTTTTTCATGATATTCTTGATTACACCTTTTACATTGATATTTGCTTTCTGGGCAGCAACATCAAGTACATCAAGAATTAAAAGGCTTACTCATAATATGAAGAAGGTTATTGAAAAAGGTGATTTTAATATAGAATTGGACTCTCACTCTCAAGATGAGGTGGGTCAGCTCATATATACCTTTAACTATATGTTAAAAAAAATAAAAGAGCTTTTGTATCAGCAGTACCAGCTTGGCAAGGAGAAGAAAAATTTGGAGCTCAAAGCTCTTCAATCACAGATAAATCCTCATTTTCTGTACAACACCCTTGACCTTATAAACTGGATTGCAATTAAAAACAAAAATGAAGATATTTCAAGGCTTGTAACCTCTCTTTCTCAGTTTTATAAATTGAGTCTTAGCAAGGGTGAAGACGTTGTAACAGTGGAAAATGAGATAGAACATGTGAAGGCGTATGTGATGATTCAAAATTACAGGTTTGACAATTGCATTGACCTTAAGATAGATGTTCCACAAAAACTTCTACAAGCGCGGATACCAAAACTGACTCTTCAGCCGCTTGTTGAAAATTCTATTCACCATGGGATTTTGGAAAAAGATGAGCAGAAAGGTACTATAATCATAAAAGGCGAAATAATAGATGACAAAATGGCTGCGATATATGTTATTGATGATGGCGTTGGAATCTGCGAAGAAGTTCTTGAAAAGATAAAGAAGGGAGAGGTTGAGACTACAAGAGGACATGGTTTTGGTATAAAAAATATAAACGAGAGATTAAAAATCTATTTTGGAAATGAAGCTGGACTGTTTTATGAGAGCAAAATAAACGAGAAAACAGTTGCAAAAGTTCTGTTTCCTGTGGAAGAATAG
- a CDS encoding response regulator: MFKLLIVEDEKITRESLETLIPWNEFGIGEIKSAKNGQEALEIVKNYIPDILLCDVRMPRMDGIEFSKRLKSIFPKCKIVFISGYAEKEYLLSAIRLNAIDYIEKPLDIEKIKSTMKKVVEIIEFERKEEEERERLKEHYNESIYYAAYQLVQQLLKDQPDYSIFKKYTAEDFLTSTLDIIVGLVDWKGEEDHLNEMVSKEIYNQFMTKDFDSKFTLLFSFLSQNSFVFVCSKKNDVEINRAADILREVFSQKGEISAIVATSIKATQVKHSVENMLRILKKNIFYNGFGSLYTYENVVERNEQEINFDFEKFEEYLKRDDIKKAKEEIEKLYFWLKSNQGIDIEKVKNIFFEMLLIAYQVGRQRKITQLLDEAGRAKKWREIEQKLTLNQLKEVIYETLDGIFELFTTRGNLNRKVYQIMRFIEENFYDKHLSVQKIANHFYFSPNYLCSMFKKATGKTLNDYITEVRIEKAKQLLKDNSIKLYEIAERVGFGDPNYFSALFKKKVGMTPSEFRERYYV; the protein is encoded by the coding sequence ATGTTTAAGCTTCTAATTGTAGAAGATGAGAAGATAACACGAGAAAGTCTTGAAACATTGATACCATGGAATGAATTTGGAATTGGGGAAATTAAGAGTGCCAAAAATGGGCAGGAAGCCTTGGAGATTGTAAAAAATTATATTCCCGACATTCTGCTGTGCGATGTAAGAATGCCACGGATGGATGGTATAGAGTTTTCAAAGAGGTTAAAAAGCATTTTTCCAAAATGCAAAATAGTCTTTATAAGTGGCTATGCAGAAAAGGAGTATCTTTTGTCAGCCATCCGTTTGAATGCAATTGACTACATTGAAAAACCTCTCGATATAGAAAAGATTAAGAGCACAATGAAAAAAGTTGTGGAGATTATAGAGTTTGAAAGAAAAGAGGAGGAAGAAAGAGAGAGACTGAAAGAACATTACAATGAGAGTATATATTACGCTGCTTACCAGCTTGTTCAACAGCTTCTAAAGGATCAGCCCGATTATAGCATTTTCAAAAAGTATACTGCTGAAGATTTTTTAACATCGACATTAGATATTATAGTAGGACTTGTCGATTGGAAGGGTGAAGAGGACCATTTAAATGAGATGGTGTCAAAAGAAATATATAACCAATTTATGACTAAAGATTTTGATTCTAAGTTTACTCTGCTATTTTCGTTTTTGTCACAGAATAGTTTTGTTTTTGTTTGCAGTAAAAAAAATGATGTTGAGATAAACAGGGCAGCAGATATACTCAGAGAAGTTTTTTCACAAAAAGGAGAGATTTCGGCAATAGTTGCAACTTCAATTAAGGCAACTCAGGTAAAACACAGCGTTGAAAATATGCTCAGAATACTCAAAAAGAATATATTCTATAATGGGTTTGGCAGTTTATATACATATGAGAATGTTGTTGAGAGAAATGAACAGGAGATTAATTTTGACTTTGAAAAATTTGAGGAATATCTAAAAAGGGATGATATAAAAAAGGCCAAAGAGGAGATAGAGAAGCTATATTTTTGGCTTAAGTCAAACCAAGGCATTGATATTGAAAAGGTAAAAAATATATTTTTTGAGATGCTCTTAATTGCATACCAAGTAGGAAGACAAAGAAAAATAACACAGCTTTTAGATGAAGCTGGGAGAGCAAAAAAATGGCGCGAAATAGAACAAAAGCTTACTTTAAACCAGCTAAAAGAGGTTATTTATGAAACTCTTGATGGAATATTTGAGTTATTTACAACACGTGGCAATTTAAATCGAAAGGTATATCAGATAATGAGGTTTATTGAGGAGAACTTTTATGACAAGCACCTGAGTGTTCAAAAGATAGCTAACCATTTTTATTTCAGTCCAAATTATTTGTGTAGTATGTTCAAAAAAGCAACTGGTAAGACACTCAACGATTATATAACTGAAGTCAGAATTGAAAAAGCCAAGCAGCTTCTAAAAGATAATAGCATCAAGCTATATGAGATTGCAGAGAGAGTTGGATTTGGAGACCCGAATTATTTTTCAGCCCTGTTCAAAAAGAAGGTTGGAATGACTCCATCTGAATTTAGAGAGAGGTATTATGTATGA
- a CDS encoding helix-turn-helix domain-containing protein, which produces MSPKEMVLEALKSSPEPLKTQDIVQKTGLDKKEVEKAIKELKSEGLIESPKRCFYKAK; this is translated from the coding sequence GTGAGTCCAAAAGAGATGGTGTTAGAGGCTTTGAAGAGTTCTCCAGAGCCGTTGAAAACTCAGGATATTGTTCAAAAGACAGGACTTGACAAAAAAGAAGTTGAAAAGGCTATCAAGGAACTAAAAAGTGAAGGGCTGATAGAGTCACCAAAACGCTGCTTTTACAAGGCAAAATAA
- a CDS encoding arginase family protein: protein MKSLLSSSYILMFDEYYSFQPRLKEMCTCIELKNFSSTKYMCSKKIFDSISEKIKKVENSLFFLGAGEYHHITYMLLKKFNKTLSLIVIDKHVDYSDTYPGFITCGSWLKDAAALNHVAEIFVLSEEKKNIYNNKIKIFSPVEYKKIKPHLPVYISIDKDILTKSSINTTWDQGHCLPKTLIEIVLYLSSAFEIVGADICGEPPAQFFSPEHKKSEDINLKLLLLLTAKSQSIVA, encoded by the coding sequence ATGAAAAGCTTATTATCTTCTTCATACATTTTGATGTTTGATGAGTATTATTCTTTTCAGCCAAGACTTAAAGAGATGTGCACTTGCATTGAACTCAAAAATTTCTCCTCAACTAAATATATGTGTTCAAAAAAGATATTTGACTCAATATCAGAAAAAATAAAAAAAGTTGAAAATTCATTGTTCTTTCTTGGTGCTGGCGAATACCATCACATTACATATATGCTTTTAAAAAAATTTAATAAGACTCTTTCTTTAATAGTCATAGACAAACACGTTGACTATTCAGACACTTATCCGGGATTTATAACATGTGGTTCGTGGTTAAAAGATGCAGCAGCCTTAAATCATGTTGCCGAAATCTTTGTTCTTTCAGAAGAAAAGAAAAATATTTACAACAATAAAATCAAAATCTTTTCACCAGTTGAATACAAAAAGATAAAACCTCACCTACCGGTTTATATAAGTATTGACAAAGACATCTTGACAAAATCTTCAATAAATACAACCTGGGACCAAGGACATTGTCTGCCCAAAACACTAATTGAAATAGTTTTATATCTCTCATCAGCTTTTGAGATAGTCGGAGCAGACATTTGTGGTGAACCACCTGCACAGTTTTTCTCACCTGAGCATAAAAAAAGCGAAGATATAAATTTAAAACTCCTTCTACTGCTCACAGCAAAATCTCAAAGTATTGTCGCATGA
- the xylA gene encoding xylose isomerase, with product MKYFKDIPEVKYEGPQSDNPFAFKYYNPDEVIDGKPLKDHLRFAIAYWHTFCATGSDPFGQPTINRPWDKFSNPMDNAKARVEAAFEFFEKLNVPFFCFHDRDIAPEGENLRETNKNLDEIVSMIKEYLKTSKTKVLWGTANLFSHPRYVHGAATSCNADVFAYAAAQVKKALEVTKELGGENYVFWGGREGYETLLNTDMELELDNLARFLHMAVDYAKEIGFDGQFLIEPKPKEPTKHQYDFDAAHVYGFLKKYDLDKYFKLNIEVNHATLAGHDFHHELRFARINNMLGSIDANMGDLLLGWDTDQFPTDVRLTTLAMYEVIKMGGFDKGGLNFDAKVRRGSFELEDLVIGHIAGMDAFAKGFKIAYKLVKDGVFDKFIEERYRSYKEGIGAKIVSGQADFKTLEEYALNLSKIENKSGKQELLEMILNKYMFSE from the coding sequence ATGAAATACTTCAAAGACATTCCAGAAGTAAAATATGAAGGACCACAGTCAGACAATCCATTTGCTTTCAAGTATTACAATCCTGACGAGGTTATTGATGGCAAGCCTTTAAAAGACCACCTTCGTTTTGCAATTGCTTACTGGCACACGTTCTGTGCAACCGGTAGCGACCCTTTTGGACAACCTACAATTAATCGTCCATGGGACAAGTTCTCAAACCCAATGGACAATGCAAAAGCAAGAGTTGAAGCTGCATTTGAATTTTTTGAAAAGCTAAATGTTCCATTTTTCTGCTTCCACGACAGAGACATTGCACCTGAAGGAGAAAATTTAAGAGAAACAAACAAGAACTTAGATGAGATAGTTTCTATGATCAAAGAATACTTAAAAACAAGCAAAACAAAGGTTCTGTGGGGAACAGCAAACCTATTTTCGCACCCACGATATGTGCATGGTGCTGCAACATCCTGCAATGCCGATGTTTTTGCATATGCAGCCGCGCAGGTGAAAAAGGCATTAGAGGTTACAAAGGAGCTTGGCGGCGAAAACTATGTATTTTGGGGCGGAAGAGAAGGTTATGAGACGCTTTTGAACACCGACATGGAGCTTGAGCTTGATAACTTAGCAAGGTTTTTGCACATGGCAGTTGACTATGCAAAAGAGATAGGGTTTGACGGTCAATTTTTGATTGAGCCAAAACCAAAAGAACCGACTAAACATCAGTACGATTTTGATGCTGCGCATGTTTATGGTTTTTTGAAAAAGTATGACCTTGACAAATACTTCAAGCTCAACATAGAGGTAAACCATGCAACCTTGGCAGGACATGATTTTCACCATGAGCTGAGGTTTGCGCGAATAAACAATATGCTTGGTTCAATTGATGCTAACATGGGAGATCTGCTCTTAGGATGGGATACAGACCAGTTCCCAACAGATGTAAGACTTACCACGCTTGCTATGTATGAAGTTATCAAGATGGGTGGTTTTGACAAAGGTGGACTCAACTTTGACGCAAAGGTAAGAAGAGGTTCTTTTGAGCTTGAAGACTTGGTCATTGGTCACATTGCAGGGATGGACGCTTTTGCAAAAGGATTTAAGATAGCATATAAGCTTGTCAAAGACGGTGTATTTGATAAGTTTATTGAAGAAAGGTATAGAAGCTACAAAGAAGGGATTGGAGCTAAGATTGTAAGTGGTCAGGCAGATTTTAAGACGTTAGAAGAATATGCTTTGAATCTTTCAAAGATAGAAAACAAATCTGGCAAGCAAGAGCTTCTTGAGATGATTTTGAACAAATATATGTTCAGTGAATAA
- a CDS encoding helix-turn-helix domain-containing protein, with protein MEKEVLNFEEAAEFLEISTKTLNQILKDEDIPARKIGREWRFSKHALLDWLGRGSSKDYFKNQTISRFEETRKGKTENLISHAKEILDTISREKSITIEDRKFDFPDNVEMEVKIKKRSDSIKFELEFEWQTDEKGEIESEE; from the coding sequence ATGGAAAAAGAGGTTTTAAACTTTGAAGAGGCGGCTGAGTTTCTGGAAATCTCTACAAAAACACTCAATCAAATTTTAAAAGACGAAGACATACCAGCAAGAAAGATAGGTAGAGAGTGGCGTTTTTCTAAACACGCTTTGCTTGATTGGCTTGGAAGAGGTTCATCAAAAGATTATTTTAAAAATCAGACAATCTCTCGTTTTGAAGAGACAAGAAAAGGAAAGACTGAAAATCTCATTTCTCATGCAAAAGAGATTCTTGACACAATCTCTCGCGAAAAGTCTATTACCATTGAAGACCGGAAGTTTGATTTTCCAGATAATGTGGAAATGGAAGTCAAAATCAAGAAAAGAAGCGACAGTATAAAGTTTGAGCTTGAATTTGAATGGCAAACTGATGAGAAAGGAGAGATTGAGAGTGAAGAATGA
- a CDS encoding MFS transporter, producing the protein MKNEKNNLEEKKILGIPWNAFIFGFVSFLNDFSSELTIRALPLFLKNVLNAKTSVIGLIEGVADSTATILKIFSGYLSDKLNQRKWLVTIGYGLSALSKPLLYFANNWVFVLVIRFLDRVGKGIRTSPRDALIANTTKKEELGKAFGFSRAMDPAGAILALIVGSFIIYHTSKNTLKLTQHLFQILVLVSILPVFIALFLIIAFAVDTKNQNPSAAKVNLSLKGFDKKFKLYLLTISIFTLGNSSDAFLILQAQNRGLTVLEIFLMLAAFNLITTLSSYPAGILSDKIKRQYLIVAGWIVYALIYLGFGLVTKTYQIVALYILYGLYYGLTEGVEKALVADLVPPEKRGTAYGLYNGAVGIFAFPASLVAGFLWQYISPSAPFIFGAILAIFASVMLLKVVNMKQE; encoded by the coding sequence GTGAAGAATGAAAAGAACAATCTTGAGGAAAAGAAGATTCTTGGCATACCTTGGAACGCTTTTATATTCGGTTTTGTAAGTTTTCTCAACGATTTTTCAAGCGAACTGACAATAAGAGCTCTTCCTCTTTTCTTGAAAAACGTTTTAAATGCAAAAACCTCTGTAATAGGTCTTATTGAAGGTGTGGCAGATTCAACCGCAACAATCCTAAAAATCTTTTCAGGGTATCTTTCAGACAAGCTAAACCAACGAAAGTGGCTTGTAACCATTGGTTATGGCCTTTCGGCACTTTCAAAACCACTTTTATATTTTGCCAATAACTGGGTATTTGTTTTGGTAATAAGGTTTTTGGACAGGGTTGGAAAAGGCATAAGGACCTCTCCTCGTGATGCCTTGATTGCCAACACAACCAAAAAAGAAGAACTTGGAAAGGCATTTGGTTTTAGCAGAGCAATGGACCCTGCAGGGGCAATTTTAGCTTTGATTGTGGGCAGTTTCATAATATACCATACATCAAAAAACACCTTAAAGCTCACTCAACACCTATTTCAGATTCTTGTTTTGGTGTCAATTCTTCCAGTCTTTATTGCGCTTTTTTTAATAATTGCATTTGCAGTAGATACTAAAAACCAAAACCCCTCTGCAGCAAAGGTTAACCTATCATTGAAAGGATTTGATAAAAAGTTTAAACTATATCTTTTGACAATTTCAATCTTTACCCTTGGAAATTCTTCAGATGCTTTTTTAATCCTGCAGGCTCAAAACAGAGGATTGACAGTTTTAGAGATATTTTTGATGCTGGCTGCCTTCAATTTGATAACAACTTTAAGCTCCTACCCCGCTGGAATTTTGTCAGATAAAATAAAACGTCAGTACCTGATTGTGGCAGGATGGATTGTATATGCCCTGATATACTTGGGTTTTGGACTTGTCACAAAGACATATCAAATAGTTGCTCTTTACATTCTGTACGGTCTTTACTATGGACTTACAGAGGGTGTTGAAAAGGCACTTGTTGCAGATTTAGTTCCCCCTGAAAAAAGAGGTACAGCTTACGGTCTTTACAACGGCGCTGTTGGAATTTTCGCATTTCCAGCAAGTTTGGTTGCAGGATTTTTGTGGCAATATATAAGTCCTTCTGCACCTTTCATCTTCGGCGCCATCCTTGCTATTTTTGCCTCAGTGATGCTACTGAAGGTAGTGAACATGAAGCAAGAATAA
- a CDS encoding response regulator — protein sequence MYKIVIVDDDMLIRKGIRNVIRWKDLECEICAEASSGDEALKVIEEVKPDIVITDIKMPNMDGIELIDRIKKIIPQCKIVILTAYREFEYAQRAIKYGAFDFLLKPTKVEDIINVVQKAINEIKKEKTIVEELEKINSILKEKLPILRENFLFNVIFEMISNEDEILQMATFYEIEIGSFLMILAECSTKEERGRQNTHLYLLGISNMLNDFLSNDFTIYTIYLNNSQAVYIVSSKKELEKEEEKRFFELLSQLKKAAVECFNIDLTLAVSTWGRGIVQLPDKYKECIDAINYRFYFDEEDIIYYKDLSHFFMYVDDRKLKNLKNEVLLSVRYGNYSNINNLLLELEETLKKSKADKQYIFNFYYLLLIEINMIKAQLSSTINKPDNQEMFESIDYFNEIIKCKSLSELSNILRISIQRTIEEVQKHNLNKMGSLIKKVIDYIKENYHSGEISLSDISEKFFVSPSYLSRLFKKETGKNLSDFINEYRIEKAKQLLLTTDLKTYEVADRVGIPDPHYFSRLFKRYTGYSPSEYKEGAKLKGEKVSE from the coding sequence ATGTATAAGATTGTAATAGTTGACGATGACATGCTTATTCGAAAAGGAATTAGAAATGTTATAAGATGGAAAGATTTAGAGTGTGAAATTTGCGCTGAAGCTTCAAGTGGAGATGAGGCTTTAAAGGTAATCGAGGAGGTAAAACCTGACATTGTCATTACAGACATCAAAATGCCCAATATGGACGGAATTGAACTCATTGATAGGATTAAAAAGATTATTCCCCAGTGCAAGATTGTGATTTTGACAGCTTACAGGGAGTTCGAGTATGCCCAGAGAGCTATAAAATACGGTGCTTTTGATTTTCTTCTAAAACCAACGAAGGTTGAAGATATAATAAATGTAGTGCAAAAAGCCATAAACGAGATAAAGAAAGAAAAGACAATAGTTGAGGAGCTGGAAAAGATAAATAGCATTTTGAAAGAAAAACTTCCCATCTTAAGAGAGAATTTTTTGTTCAATGTCATATTTGAGATGATTTCAAATGAAGATGAAATACTTCAAATGGCAACGTTTTATGAAATTGAGATTGGCAGTTTCTTGATGATATTAGCCGAGTGCAGTACAAAAGAAGAAAGAGGAAGACAGAATACTCATTTGTACCTTTTGGGAATATCAAATATGCTAAATGACTTTTTGAGCAACGATTTTACCATTTATACTATTTATTTAAACAACTCTCAGGCAGTGTATATTGTAAGCTCAAAGAAAGAACTTGAAAAAGAAGAAGAGAAGAGGTTTTTTGAGCTTTTGAGCCAGCTAAAAAAAGCAGCAGTGGAGTGTTTTAATATTGATTTGACACTTGCAGTAAGTACGTGGGGCAGGGGCATTGTGCAGCTTCCAGACAAATATAAGGAGTGCATAGATGCGATAAATTACAGATTTTATTTTGACGAAGAGGATATCATATATTACAAGGACCTTTCTCACTTTTTCATGTACGTGGATGACAGAAAGTTGAAAAATCTGAAAAATGAAGTTTTGTTGAGTGTCAGATACGGAAATTATTCAAATATAAATAATCTCTTGCTTGAGCTCGAAGAGACCTTGAAAAAGTCAAAAGCAGATAAACAGTACATCTTCAATTTTTACTATCTTCTGCTCATTGAAATAAATATGATAAAAGCTCAGCTTTCTTCGACCATAAATAAACCTGATAATCAAGAGATGTTTGAAAGTATTGATTATTTTAATGAGATTATAAAATGCAAAAGTTTGTCAGAACTCAGCAACATCTTGCGAATATCTATCCAGCGTACAATTGAAGAAGTCCAAAAACACAACCTAAACAAAATGGGCAGTTTAATAAAAAAGGTGATAGATTACATAAAAGAAAACTACCACTCAGGCGAGATTTCCCTCAGCGATATTTCAGAAAAATTTTTTGTAAGTCCTTCATATTTGAGCAGACTGTTCAAGAAAGAGACAGGAAAAAACCTTTCCGACTTTATAAATGAGTATAGAATAGAAAAGGCAAAGCAGCTTTTGCTCACAACCGACCTTAAAACATACGAGGTTGCAGACAGGGTTGGTATTCCAGACCCGCACTACTTTTCAAGACTTTTTAAACGCTACACTGGCTACAGCCCTTCTGAATACAAAGAAGGTGCAAAACTAAAAGGCGAAAAAGTAAGCGAATAA